One genomic region from Enterobacter hormaechei ATCC 49162 encodes:
- the xylA gene encoding xylose isomerase, giving the protein MQAYFDQLDRVRFEGTKTTNPLAFRHYNPDELVLGKRMEDHLRFAACYWHTFCWNGADMFGVGSFDRPWQQPGEAIELAKRKADVAFEFFHKLNVPYYCFHDVDVSPEGASLKEYLNNFAQMVDVLAEKQQQSGVKLLWGTANCFTNPRYGAGAATNPDPEVFSWAATQVVTAMNATHQLGGENYVLWGGREGYETLLNTDLRQEREQIGRFMQMVVDHKHKIGFRGTLLIEPKPQEPTKHQYDYDVATVYGFLKQFGLEKEIKVNIEANHATLAGHSFHHEIASAIALGIFGSVDANRGDPQLGWDTDQFPNSVEENALVMYEIIKAGGFTTGGLNFDAKVRRQSTDKYDLFYGHIGAMDTMALALKVAARMIEDGELDKRVAKRYSGWNSELGQQILKGQLSLAEIAKYAEQHQLAPQHQSGHQELLENLVNHYLFDK; this is encoded by the coding sequence ATGCAAGCTTATTTCGACCAACTCGATCGCGTTCGTTTCGAAGGCACGAAAACGACCAATCCTTTAGCATTTCGTCACTACAACCCGGATGAGCTGGTGCTGGGTAAGCGCATGGAAGATCACTTGCGCTTTGCCGCCTGCTACTGGCACACCTTCTGCTGGAACGGTGCCGATATGTTCGGCGTGGGCTCTTTTGACCGTCCATGGCAGCAGCCGGGCGAGGCCATCGAGCTGGCGAAGCGTAAAGCCGACGTCGCGTTCGAGTTCTTCCATAAACTGAACGTGCCGTACTACTGTTTCCACGATGTGGACGTGTCGCCGGAAGGGGCATCGCTGAAAGAGTATCTGAACAATTTCGCGCAGATGGTCGACGTACTGGCTGAAAAACAGCAGCAAAGCGGCGTCAAGCTGCTTTGGGGTACGGCTAACTGCTTTACCAATCCTCGCTATGGCGCGGGCGCGGCAACCAACCCGGACCCGGAAGTCTTCAGCTGGGCGGCAACCCAGGTTGTGACCGCGATGAACGCCACGCATCAGCTGGGCGGTGAGAACTATGTGCTCTGGGGCGGTCGTGAAGGCTATGAAACGCTGCTGAATACCGATCTGCGCCAGGAGCGTGAGCAGATTGGCCGCTTTATGCAGATGGTGGTGGACCACAAACACAAAATCGGCTTCCGCGGTACGCTGCTGATTGAGCCAAAACCACAGGAGCCAACCAAGCATCAGTATGATTATGATGTCGCCACCGTGTATGGCTTCCTGAAGCAGTTTGGTCTGGAAAAAGAGATCAAAGTGAACATTGAGGCTAACCACGCCACCCTGGCGGGCCACTCATTCCATCACGAAATTGCCTCTGCGATTGCGCTGGGCATCTTCGGTTCGGTGGATGCGAACCGCGGCGATCCGCAGCTGGGCTGGGATACCGACCAGTTCCCGAACAGCGTCGAAGAAAATGCACTGGTGATGTACGAAATCATCAAAGCGGGTGGTTTCACCACCGGCGGCCTGAACTTCGATGCCAAAGTACGTCGCCAGAGCACCGATAAATACGATCTGTTCTATGGTCATATTGGCGCGATGGACACCATGGCGCTGGCGCTGAAAGTGGCGGCCCGTATGATTGAAGACGGCGAGCTGGATAAGCGCGTGGCGAAGCGCTACAGCGGCTGGAACAGTGAGCTGGGCCAGCAAATTTTGAAAGGTCAGTTATCCCTTGCGGAGATCGCGAAGTACGCTGAACAGCATCAGCTGGCGCCGCAGCACCAGAGCGGCCATCAGGAGTTGCTGGAAAACCTGGTCAATCACTACCTGTTCGATAAATAA
- the xylB gene encoding xylulokinase — translation MYIGIDLGTSGVKAILLSEQGDVLATQTEKLQVSRPHPLWSEQDPEQWWQATDRAMKALGEQHSLRDVKALGIAGQMHGATLLDSQHRVLRPAILWNDGRCAEECAILEERVPTSREITGNLMMPGFTAPKLLWVQRHESEIFRQVAKVLLPKDYLRFRMTGDFASDMSDAAGTMWLDVAKRDWSEAMLDACQLTRDHMPALFEGSEITGALQPSIAERWNMPAVPVVAGGGDNAAGAVGVGMVEAGQAMLSLGTSGVYFAVSDGYRSNPESAVHSFCHALPGKWHLMSVMLSAASCLDWAAKLTGMADVPALITAAQQADDNAGAVWFLPYLSGERTPHNNPEAKGVFFGLTHQHGPAELARAVLEGVGYALADGMDVVHDCGLTPSSITLIGGGARSSYWRQMLSDISGLQLDYRTGGDVGPALGAARLAQIALNPDKPLHLLLPQLPLEQEHRPDARNHARYAERRDVFRKIYQQLLPLMS, via the coding sequence ATGTACATCGGGATCGATCTTGGCACGTCGGGGGTGAAAGCCATCCTGTTAAGCGAGCAGGGCGATGTGTTAGCCACGCAGACTGAAAAGTTGCAGGTTTCACGTCCGCATCCGCTTTGGTCGGAACAAGATCCGGAGCAGTGGTGGCAGGCGACGGACCGCGCGATGAAAGCCTTAGGCGAGCAGCACAGCCTGCGCGACGTGAAAGCGCTGGGCATTGCCGGGCAAATGCATGGCGCAACGTTGCTGGATAGCCAGCATCGTGTTCTGCGCCCGGCTATTCTCTGGAATGATGGCCGCTGTGCAGAAGAGTGTGCGATCCTTGAAGAGCGTGTGCCCACGTCCCGCGAGATTACGGGCAACCTGATGATGCCCGGTTTTACCGCGCCAAAACTGCTGTGGGTGCAGCGCCATGAGTCCGAAATTTTCCGTCAGGTAGCGAAGGTTCTTTTGCCTAAAGACTACCTGCGTTTTCGCATGACGGGGGATTTTGCCAGCGACATGTCTGACGCCGCGGGCACGATGTGGCTCGACGTGGCGAAACGGGACTGGAGCGAGGCGATGCTGGATGCCTGCCAACTGACGCGCGACCATATGCCTGCGCTGTTTGAAGGCAGTGAAATCACGGGCGCTTTGCAGCCTTCCATTGCTGAACGCTGGAATATGCCAGCCGTACCTGTTGTCGCTGGCGGCGGCGATAATGCGGCGGGGGCGGTCGGCGTAGGCATGGTCGAGGCTGGGCAGGCCATGCTCTCGCTCGGCACCTCCGGCGTCTATTTTGCCGTCAGTGACGGGTATCGTAGTAACCCTGAAAGCGCCGTACACAGCTTCTGCCACGCGTTGCCGGGTAAATGGCATTTGATGTCGGTGATGCTGAGTGCGGCTTCCTGCCTCGACTGGGCGGCAAAGCTTACCGGAATGGCGGACGTCCCGGCGCTTATCACCGCGGCACAGCAGGCGGATGATAATGCCGGTGCGGTCTGGTTTTTACCGTACCTTTCCGGCGAGCGAACGCCGCATAACAACCCGGAAGCGAAAGGCGTGTTCTTCGGTCTTACCCATCAGCACGGCCCGGCAGAGCTGGCGCGCGCGGTGCTTGAAGGCGTTGGCTATGCTCTGGCGGACGGAATGGATGTCGTGCATGACTGTGGACTGACGCCATCCAGCATTACGTTAATTGGCGGCGGTGCGCGAAGCAGCTACTGGCGGCAAATGCTTTCCGATATTAGCGGGTTGCAGCTGGACTATCGTACCGGGGGGGATGTCGGCCCGGCGCTCGGTGCGGCACGGCTGGCGCAAATTGCGCTGAACCCGGATAAACCACTGCACCTGCTTTTGCCCCAGTTGCCGCTTGAACAGGAGCATCGTCCTGATGCGAGAAATCATGCTCGCTACGCCGAAAGACGAGACGTGTTCCGCAAAATCTATCAGCAGCTTTTGCCGCTAATGTCATAA
- the fadA gene encoding acetyl-CoA C-acyltransferase FadA — MEKVVIVDAIRTPMGRSKGGAFRNVRAEDLSAHLMRSLLARNPALDPAALDDIYWGCVQQTLEQGFNIARNASLLAEIPHSVPAVTVNRLCGSSMQALHDAARMIMTGDAQACLVGGVEHMGHVPMSHGVDFHPGMSRNVAKAAGMMGLTAEMLSRLHGISREMQDTFAARSHARAWAATQSGAFKNEIIPTGGHDADGVLKQFSYDEVIRPETTVEALSTLRPAFDPVTGTVTAGTSSALSDGAAAMLVMSESRARELGLTPRARVRSMAVVGCDPSIMGYGPVPASKLALKKAGLSASDIDLFEMNEAFAAQILPCIKDLGLMDQIDEKINLNGGAIALGHPLGCSGARISTTLINLMERKDAQFGLATMCIGLGQGIATVFERV, encoded by the coding sequence ATGGAAAAGGTTGTCATTGTTGATGCGATTCGCACCCCAATGGGCCGTTCAAAAGGCGGCGCGTTCCGTAACGTGCGAGCGGAAGATCTCTCTGCGCACCTGATGCGTAGCCTGCTGGCACGTAACCCGGCGCTGGATCCCGCTGCGCTGGATGATATTTACTGGGGCTGCGTCCAGCAGACGCTGGAGCAGGGCTTCAACATCGCCCGTAACGCGTCCCTGCTGGCGGAGATCCCGCATTCGGTTCCGGCGGTCACCGTCAACCGCCTGTGCGGTTCGTCAATGCAGGCGCTGCACGACGCAGCCCGCATGATCATGACCGGCGATGCGCAGGCCTGCCTGGTGGGCGGCGTTGAGCACATGGGCCACGTGCCGATGAGCCACGGGGTCGATTTCCACCCGGGCATGAGCCGCAACGTGGCGAAAGCCGCCGGTATGATGGGCCTGACCGCCGAGATGCTCTCCCGTCTGCACGGCATCAGCCGTGAGATGCAGGATACCTTTGCCGCGCGTTCGCATGCCCGCGCCTGGGCCGCCACGCAGTCCGGTGCCTTTAAGAATGAGATCATCCCAACCGGTGGTCACGATGCAGACGGCGTACTGAAGCAGTTCAGCTACGACGAAGTTATCCGCCCGGAAACCACGGTCGAAGCGCTTTCTACCCTGCGTCCGGCATTCGATCCGGTCACCGGCACGGTAACGGCGGGCACCTCGTCTGCTCTGTCCGACGGTGCCGCCGCGATGCTGGTGATGAGCGAAAGCCGCGCCCGCGAATTAGGCCTGACGCCACGCGCCCGCGTGCGTTCGATGGCGGTCGTGGGCTGCGATCCTTCCATCATGGGTTACGGCCCGGTTCCGGCGTCAAAACTGGCGCTGAAAAAAGCGGGGCTGAGCGCCAGTGATATCGACCTGTTCGAGATGAACGAAGCCTTCGCCGCGCAGATCCTGCCGTGCATTAAAGATCTGGGACTGATGGATCAGATCGACGAGAAGATTAACCTCAACGGCGGCGCGATCGCCCTCGGTCACCCGCTGGGCTGCTCCGGGGCGCGTATCAGTACCACGCTGATTAACCTGATGGAACGCAAAGATGCCCAGTTCGGGCTGGCAACGATGTGTATCGGGTTGGGTCAGGGGATCGCGACGGTGTTTGAGAGGGTTTAA
- the fadB gene encoding fatty acid oxidation complex subunit alpha FadB, translated as MLYKGDTLYVDWLEDGIAELVFDAPGSVNKLDTATVASLGQALDVLEKQSDLKGLLLRSNKAAFIVGADITEFLSLFLVPEEQLSQWLHFANSVFNRLEDLPVPTISAVNGYALGGGCECVLATDYRLATPDLRIGLPETKLGIMPGFGGSVRMPRMLGADSALEIIAAGKDVGADQAQKIGLVDGVVKPEKLVEGAVAILRQAINGDLDWKAKRQPKLEPLKLSKIEATMSFTIAKGMVMQTAGKHYPAPITAVKTIEAAARLGRDEALKLENQSFVPLAHTNEARALVGIFLNDQFVKGKAKQLTKSVETPKHAAVLGAGIMGGGIAYQSAWKGVPVVMKDINEKSLTLGMTEAAKLLNKQLERGKIDGLKLSGVISTIQPVLEYSGFDRVDVVVEAVVENPKVKKAVLAETEDKVRPETVLASNTSTIPISELASVLKRPENFCGMHFFNPVHRMPLVEVIRGEKTSDETIAKVVAWASKMGKTPIVVNDCPGFFVNRVLFPYFAGFSQLLRDGADFRKIDKVMEKQFGWPMGPAYLLDVVGIDTAHHAQAVMAAGFPQRMQKDYRDAIDALFDANRFGQKNGLGFWRYKEDSKGKPKKEEDAAVDGLLADVSQPKRDFTDDEIIARMMIPMINEVVRCLEEGIIASPAEADMALVYGLGFPPFHGGAFRWLDTLGSARYLDMAQQYQHLGPLYEVPEGLRNKARHNEPYYPAVEPARPVGALKTA; from the coding sequence ATGCTCTACAAAGGCGACACCCTGTACGTAGACTGGCTGGAAGATGGCATTGCCGAACTGGTGTTCGATGCCCCCGGCTCAGTGAACAAGCTTGATACCGCGACGGTGGCCAGTCTTGGCCAGGCGCTGGATGTACTTGAAAAGCAATCAGATTTGAAAGGGCTGCTGCTGCGCTCCAACAAAGCGGCCTTTATCGTTGGCGCGGATATCACCGAATTCCTGTCGCTGTTCCTGGTACCCGAAGAACAGCTAAGCCAGTGGCTGCACTTCGCCAACAGCGTCTTTAATCGTCTGGAAGATCTGCCTGTTCCAACGATCTCTGCCGTAAATGGCTATGCGCTGGGCGGCGGCTGTGAGTGCGTACTCGCAACCGATTATCGTCTGGCGACGCCGGATCTGCGCATCGGCCTGCCGGAAACCAAACTGGGCATTATGCCGGGCTTTGGCGGCTCGGTGCGTATGCCACGTATGCTGGGTGCCGATAGCGCGCTGGAAATCATTGCCGCAGGTAAAGATGTGGGAGCTGACCAGGCGCAGAAAATTGGCCTGGTGGACGGCGTCGTCAAACCTGAGAAGCTTGTTGAAGGCGCCGTCGCCATTCTGCGTCAGGCGATTAACGGCGATCTCGACTGGAAAGCCAAACGTCAGCCGAAGCTGGAGCCGTTAAAGCTCAGCAAAATTGAAGCCACCATGAGCTTCACCATCGCCAAAGGCATGGTGATGCAGACGGCGGGTAAACACTACCCGGCGCCGATCACGGCGGTGAAAACCATTGAAGCGGCTGCCCGTCTGGGCCGTGATGAAGCCCTGAAGCTGGAAAACCAGAGCTTTGTTCCGCTGGCGCACACCAACGAAGCCCGCGCGCTGGTTGGTATCTTCCTCAACGATCAGTTCGTGAAGGGCAAAGCCAAACAGCTGACCAAAAGCGTTGAGACGCCAAAACACGCGGCGGTACTCGGCGCCGGTATCATGGGTGGCGGCATCGCTTACCAGTCGGCCTGGAAAGGCGTGCCGGTGGTGATGAAAGACATCAATGAGAAATCCCTGACGCTGGGCATGACCGAAGCGGCCAAGCTGCTGAATAAACAGCTTGAGCGCGGCAAAATTGACGGTCTGAAACTCTCCGGCGTGATCTCAACCATTCAGCCAGTGCTGGAGTACAGCGGTTTCGACCGTGTGGACGTGGTGGTTGAAGCAGTCGTTGAGAACCCGAAAGTGAAAAAAGCGGTGCTGGCCGAAACCGAAGACAAGGTGCGTCCGGAAACCGTGCTGGCCTCTAACACCTCCACCATTCCTATCAGCGAACTGGCGAGCGTACTGAAGCGCCCGGAAAACTTCTGCGGGATGCACTTCTTTAACCCGGTGCACCGCATGCCGCTGGTTGAAGTCATTCGCGGGGAAAAAACCTCCGACGAAACCATCGCCAAAGTGGTGGCGTGGGCGAGCAAGATGGGCAAAACACCGATCGTTGTTAACGACTGCCCGGGCTTCTTCGTTAACCGCGTGCTGTTCCCGTACTTCGCTGGTTTCAGCCAGCTGCTGCGCGACGGTGCAGACTTCCGCAAAATCGACAAAGTGATGGAAAAACAGTTCGGCTGGCCGATGGGCCCGGCGTATCTGCTGGACGTTGTCGGCATCGATACGGCCCATCACGCCCAGGCGGTGATGGCGGCGGGCTTCCCGCAGCGGATGCAGAAAGATTATCGCGACGCCATTGATGCGCTGTTCGACGCCAACCGCTTCGGGCAGAAAAACGGTCTGGGCTTCTGGCGCTATAAAGAAGACAGCAAAGGTAAACCGAAGAAAGAAGAAGATGCCGCGGTGGATGGCCTACTGGCCGACGTCAGTCAGCCGAAACGCGACTTCACCGACGATGAGATCATCGCCCGCATGATGATTCCAATGATAAACGAAGTGGTGCGCTGCCTCGAAGAGGGCATTATCGCCAGCCCGGCAGAAGCGGATATGGCGCTGGTGTACGGCCTGGGCTTCCCTCCGTTCCACGGCGGCGCGTTCCGCTGGCTGGATACGCTTGGCAGCGCCCGCTATCTCGATATGGCTCAGCAGTACCAGCACCTCGGCCCGCTTTATGAGGTGCCGGAAGGTCTGCGCAACAAAGCGCGCCATAACGAACCCTACTATCCCGCAGTTGAGCCAGCCCGTCCGGTTGGCGCGCTGAAAACGGCTTAA
- a CDS encoding acyltransferase: MQSKINWIDNLRGIACLMVVMIHTTTWYVTNAHSISPVNWDVANILNSASRVSVPLFFMISGFLFFGERSAQPRHFIRIVSCLLFYSAISLLYIVLFTSINAERSLLNLLQKPVFYHLWFFFAIIVIYLVSPLIQVKNVSGKMLLALMVVIGIVANPNTISQKIDGFEWLPVNLYINGDTFYYVLYGMLGRAIGMMETQKRGVNWLCAAAFIAGVFIISRGTLHELQWRGNFADTWYLYCGPMVFICAISLLTLVKNTLNARPLPVLGFISRHSLGIYGFHALVIHALRTRGVELKSWPVLDIVWIFTATLVVSLLLSMLLQRIDTRRFVS, from the coding sequence ATGCAGTCAAAAATTAACTGGATTGATAACCTGCGGGGAATAGCCTGTCTGATGGTGGTGATGATCCACACAACGACCTGGTATGTCACGAACGCGCACAGTATCAGCCCTGTTAACTGGGATGTCGCCAATATTCTGAACTCGGCCTCCCGCGTGAGCGTCCCACTGTTCTTTATGATTTCCGGTTTTCTCTTTTTTGGCGAGCGTAGCGCACAGCCGAGACATTTCATCCGTATTGTCTCCTGTCTGCTGTTTTACAGCGCCATTTCGCTGCTCTATATCGTCCTGTTCACTTCAATTAACGCTGAACGTTCCCTGCTCAATTTGTTGCAAAAACCGGTGTTCTATCATCTGTGGTTTTTCTTCGCGATAATCGTTATTTATCTGGTGTCACCGTTAATTCAGGTTAAAAACGTCAGCGGTAAAATGCTGCTGGCGCTGATGGTGGTCATCGGGATCGTGGCCAATCCGAATACCATCTCGCAAAAAATTGACGGCTTTGAATGGCTGCCCGTTAACCTCTATATCAACGGCGATACGTTTTATTACGTGCTGTACGGCATGCTGGGGCGCGCCATCGGCATGATGGAGACGCAAAAGCGAGGAGTAAACTGGCTTTGTGCGGCAGCATTTATCGCCGGTGTGTTTATTATCTCTCGCGGGACGCTGCACGAACTGCAATGGCGCGGCAACTTTGCCGATACCTGGTATCTGTACTGCGGCCCAATGGTCTTTATCTGCGCGATTTCTCTGCTGACGCTGGTTAAAAACACCCTTAATGCCCGCCCGCTTCCGGTGCTGGGGTTTATCTCTCGCCACTCGTTGGGCATTTACGGTTTTCACGCGCTGGTGATCCACGCCCTGCGCACCCGCGGCGTTGAGCTGAAAAGCTGGCCGGTGCTGGATATCGTCTGGATATTCACCGCTACGCTGGTTGTCAGCCTGCTGCTGTCAATGTTGCTGCAAAGAATCGATACGCGCAGGTTTGTGAGCTAA
- the glyS gene encoding glycine--tRNA ligase subunit beta — translation MSEKTFLVEIGTEELPPKALRSLAESFAANVTAELDNAGLAHGKIEWFAAPRRLALKVANLAASQPDREVEKRGPAIAQAFDAEGKPSKAAEGWARGCGITVDQAERLTTDKGEWLLYRAHVKGESAEALLPDMIATSLAKLPIPKLMRWGASDVHFVRPVHTVTLLLGDTVIPATILGVASDRVIRGHRFMGEPEFTIDNADQYPQILLERGKVIADYEQRKAKIKADAEDAARKIGGNADLSDSLLEEVTSLVEWPVVLTAKFEEKFLAVPAEALVYTMKGDQKYFPVYANDGKLLPNFIFVANIESKDPSQIISGNEKVVRPRLADAEFFFNTDRKKRLEDNLPRLQTVLFQQQLGTLRDKTDRIAELSGWIAREIGADVNHATRAGLLSKCDLMTNMVFEFTDTQGVMGMHYARHDGEAEDVAVALNEQYQPRFAGDDLPSNPVACAVAIADKMDTLAGIFGIGQHPKGDKDPFALRRAALGVLRIIVEKNLNLDLQTLTEEAVRLYGDKLTNAKVVDDVIDFMLGRFRAWYQDEGYSVDTIQAVLARRPTRPADFDARMKAVSHFRTLEAASALAAANKRVSNILAKSDETLNERVNAATLKEPEEISLAMQVVVLRDKLEPYFAEGRYQEALVELAELRDVIDAFFEKVMVNVEDKELRINRLSMLEKLRELFLRVADISLLQ, via the coding sequence ATGTCTGAGAAAACTTTCCTGGTGGAAATTGGCACCGAAGAGCTGCCACCAAAAGCCCTGCGCAGCCTGGCTGAATCTTTCGCTGCGAACGTCACTGCCGAGCTGGATAACGCTGGCCTGGCACACGGTAAAATTGAGTGGTTTGCGGCCCCGCGTCGTCTGGCGCTGAAAGTGGCAAACCTGGCGGCGTCCCAGCCGGATCGTGAAGTTGAAAAACGTGGCCCGGCGATTGCCCAGGCGTTCGACGCGGAAGGCAAGCCGAGCAAAGCGGCAGAAGGCTGGGCGCGCGGCTGCGGTATCACCGTTGACCAGGCCGAGCGTCTGACCACCGACAAAGGTGAATGGCTGCTGTATCGTGCCCATGTGAAAGGCGAAAGCGCAGAAGCGCTGCTGCCAGATATGATCGCGACCTCGCTGGCTAAGCTGCCCATTCCTAAGCTGATGCGCTGGGGCGCGTCCGACGTACACTTTGTGCGTCCGGTTCACACCGTGACCCTGCTGCTGGGCGATACCGTTATCCCGGCGACCATTCTGGGCGTGGCGTCCGATCGCGTGATCCGCGGCCATCGCTTTATGGGCGAGCCGGAGTTCACCATCGACAATGCTGACCAGTACCCGCAGATCCTGCTGGAGCGCGGCAAGGTCATTGCTGACTACGAACAGCGTAAAGCCAAAATCAAAGCGGACGCAGAAGACGCGGCGCGCAAAATTGGCGGCAACGCTGACCTGAGCGACAGCCTGCTGGAAGAGGTGACTTCTCTGGTGGAATGGCCGGTTGTGTTGACCGCGAAATTCGAAGAGAAATTCCTGGCCGTTCCGGCAGAAGCGCTGGTGTACACCATGAAGGGTGACCAGAAGTACTTCCCGGTTTACGCCAACGACGGCAAGCTGCTGCCAAACTTCATCTTCGTGGCGAACATCGAATCGAAAGATCCGAGCCAGATTATCTCTGGTAACGAGAAAGTGGTGCGTCCGCGTCTGGCGGATGCCGAGTTCTTCTTCAATACCGACCGTAAAAAACGTCTGGAAGATAACCTGCCGCGTCTGCAAACCGTGCTGTTCCAGCAGCAACTGGGTACGCTGCGCGACAAGACCGACCGTATCGCGGAGCTGTCCGGCTGGATTGCCCGTGAAATTGGCGCCGACGTTAACCATGCCACCCGCGCGGGTCTGCTCTCCAAGTGCGACCTGATGACCAACATGGTGTTCGAATTTACCGACACCCAGGGCGTAATGGGTATGCACTACGCGCGTCACGACGGCGAAGCGGAAGATGTGGCGGTAGCCCTGAACGAGCAGTATCAGCCGCGCTTTGCCGGTGACGATCTGCCGTCCAACCCGGTGGCCTGCGCCGTGGCGATTGCCGATAAGATGGACACCCTGGCGGGTATCTTCGGTATCGGTCAGCATCCGAAAGGCGACAAAGACCCGTTCGCGCTGCGTCGTGCTGCGCTGGGCGTGCTGCGAATCATCGTAGAGAAGAACCTGAATCTCGATCTGCAAACGCTGACCGAAGAAGCGGTGCGTCTATACGGCGACAAGCTGACTAACGCGAAGGTCGTGGACGATGTGATCGACTTTATGCTCGGTCGTTTCCGCGCGTGGTATCAGGACGAAGGTTACTCCGTTGATACCATTCAGGCGGTGCTGGCGCGTCGTCCGACTCGTCCGGCAGATTTCGATGCGCGTATGAAAGCGGTATCCCACTTCCGTACGCTGGAAGCGGCGTCTGCGCTGGCCGCGGCCAACAAGCGTGTATCCAACATCCTCGCAAAATCCGACGAGACGCTGAACGAGCGCGTAAACGCTGCGACGCTGAAAGAGCCGGAAGAGATTTCCCTGGCGATGCAGGTTGTGGTGCTGCGCGACAAGCTCGAGCCGTACTTTGCGGAAGGGCGCTACCAGGAAGCGCTGGTGGAGCTGGCGGAGCTGCGTGACGTCATCGACGCCTTCTTCGAGAAGGTGATGGTGAACGTGGAAGATAAAGAGCTGCGTATTAACCGTCTCTCGATGCTTGAGAAACTGCGTGAGCTGTTCCTGCGTGTGGCGGATATTTCGCTGCTGCAATAA
- the glyQ gene encoding glycine--tRNA ligase subunit alpha, which produces MQKFDTKTFQGLILTLQDYWARQGCTIVQPLDMEVGAGTSHPMTSLRALGPEPMATAYVQPSRRPTDGRYGENPNRLQHYYQFQVVIKPSPDNIQELYLGSLKELGMDPTIHDIRFVEDNWENPTLGAWGLGWEVWLNGMEVTQFTYFQQVGGLECKPITGEITYGLERLAMYIQGVDSVYDLVWSDGPLGKTTYGDVFHQNEVEQSTYNFEYADVDFLFTCFEQYEKEAQQLLALETPLPLPAYERILKAAHSFNLLDARKAISVTERQRYILRIRTLTKAVAEAYYASREALGFPMCNRNK; this is translated from the coding sequence ATGCAAAAGTTTGATACCAAGACCTTCCAGGGCCTGATCCTGACCTTACAGGATTACTGGGCTCGTCAGGGCTGCACCATTGTTCAACCTTTGGACATGGAAGTTGGCGCAGGCACCTCACACCCGATGACCAGCTTGCGCGCGTTAGGGCCAGAGCCAATGGCGACCGCCTATGTGCAGCCATCCCGTCGTCCGACCGATGGCCGTTACGGCGAAAACCCGAACCGTTTGCAGCACTACTATCAGTTCCAGGTGGTGATTAAGCCATCACCCGACAACATTCAGGAACTGTACCTCGGGTCACTGAAAGAGCTGGGTATGGATCCGACCATTCACGACATTCGTTTCGTGGAAGATAACTGGGAAAACCCAACGCTGGGTGCCTGGGGTCTGGGTTGGGAAGTGTGGCTGAACGGCATGGAAGTGACCCAGTTCACTTACTTCCAGCAGGTTGGCGGTCTGGAGTGTAAGCCGATCACCGGTGAAATCACCTACGGTCTGGAACGTCTGGCCATGTACATTCAGGGCGTAGACAGCGTTTACGACCTGGTCTGGAGCGACGGCCCGCTGGGTAAAACCACCTACGGCGACGTGTTCCATCAGAACGAAGTGGAGCAATCCACCTATAACTTCGAATACGCGGACGTGGACTTCCTGTTCACCTGCTTCGAGCAGTACGAGAAAGAGGCCCAGCAGCTGCTGGCGCTGGAGACTCCGCTGCCGCTGCCTGCCTACGAGCGTATTCTGAAGGCTGCCCACAGCTTCAACCTGCTGGATGCCCGCAAAGCCATCTCCGTGACTGAACGTCAGCGCTACATTCTGCGTATTCGTACCCTGACCAAAGCCGTTGCAGAAGCTTACTACGCGTCCCGTGAAGCCCTTGGCTTCCCGATGTGCAACCGAAACAAATAA
- a CDS encoding YsaB family lipoprotein: MMMKRGASLFLLLLLTGCTASEEMPAQKAQQGKMSPERSLNMEQLCRDQAAHRYNSEAQKIHINGFERFQGSYELKGYTARKEGFVCSFDADGQFLHLSMR; the protein is encoded by the coding sequence ATGATGATGAAGCGTGGGGCGTCACTCTTTCTGCTGCTCTTATTAACAGGATGCACTGCTTCTGAGGAGATGCCTGCCCAAAAAGCGCAGCAGGGGAAAATGAGCCCGGAGCGTTCCCTGAATATGGAACAGCTGTGCAGGGATCAGGCCGCTCACCGCTATAATTCCGAAGCACAGAAAATTCATATAAACGGCTTCGAGCGCTTTCAGGGCAGCTATGAGCTGAAAGGCTATACGGCACGTAAAGAGGGCTTTGTCTGTTCATTTGATGCAGACGGCCAGTTTTTACATCTCTCAATGCGTTAA